A genome region from Ctenopharyngodon idella isolate HZGC_01 chromosome 5, HZGC01, whole genome shotgun sequence includes the following:
- the mccc2 gene encoding methylcrotonoyl-CoA carboxylase beta chain, mitochondrial, with amino-acid sequence MILHYARPVVSLIRHRSVHVAVSRLYHADKVATVGSQPDSQSPVFQENYERMQALVKELKDRAERIKLGGGEKARNLHTSRGKLLPRERIDRLLDPGSPFLEFSQFAGYQLYGKEEVPAGGIITGIGRVSGVECIIVANDATVKGGTYYPVTVKKHLRAQEIAQQNYLPCIYLVDSGGANLPRQADVFPDRDHFGRIFFNQARLSSEGIAQIAVVMGSCTAGGAYVPAMADESIIVRKQGTIFLGGPPLVKAATGEEVSAEDLGGADLHCRKSGVTDHYALDDNHALHLARKAVRSLNYKKNLDVTVEPPEAPLFPADELYGIVGDNLKRNFDIREVIARIVDGSKFDEFKAFYGDTLVTGFARIFGYPVGIIGNNGVLFSESAKKGTHFIELCCQRNIPLLFLQNITGFMVGREYEAGGIAKDGAKMVTAVACANVPKITVIIGGSYGAGNYGMCGRAYGPRFLYMWPNSRISVMGGEQAATVLATITKDQKAREGKEFTPEQEAAMKEPIIKRFEEEGNPYYSSARLWDDGIIDPADTRLVLGLSLSAALNAPTQKTRFGVFRM; translated from the exons ATGATTCTGCACTATGCTAGACCAGTGGTTTCACTCATTCGGCACAGGAGTGTACATGTTGCAGTTTCCAGGCTATATCATGCGGATAAAGTTGCAACAGTGGGCTCGCAGCCCGACTCTCAGTCTCCGGTCTTTCAG GAAAATTATGAGCGAATGCAAGCACTGGTGAAGGAGTTGAAGGACAGAGCAGAGAGGATCAAACTTG GAGGTGGAGAAAAAGCGAGAAACCTACATACATCCAGAGGAAAGCTCCTGCCTCGGGAACGCATCGACAGACTGTTGGATCCTGG ATCACCCTTTCTTGAGTTTTCCCAGTTTGCTGGTTATCAGTTATATGGTAAGGAGGAAGTTCCTGCGGGAGGCATAATCACTGGTATTGGTCGAGTCTCAGG GGTGGAGTGTATTATAGTTGCGAATGATGCTACTGTCAAAGGTGGAACTTATTATCCAGTTACTGTGAAGAAGCACCTGCGTGCCCAGGAAATCGCACAACAAAACTATCTACCATGCATATACCTGG TGGATTCTGGAGGAGCCAATTTACCCAGACAGGCAGATGTGTTTCCAGACAGAGATCACTTTGGACGCATCTTCTTCAACCAGGCCCGCCTTTCCTCAGAGGGAATTGCACAG ATTGCTGTTGTGATGGGCTCCTGTACTGCAGGGGGCGCTTATGTGCCTGCGATGGCTGATGAGAGCATCATAGTGCGCAAACAAGGGACCATTTTTCTGGGTGGACCACCACTG GTAAAAGCTGCTACGGGTGAAGAGGTGTCTGCTGAAGACCTGGGAGGTGCAGACCTTCACTGCAG AAAGTCAGGTGTAACTGATCATTATGCCCTGGATGATAATCACGCCCTTCATCTTGCACGGAAAGCCGTACGAAGCTTGAACTACAAGAAAAATCTTGAT GTTACTGTGGAACCTCCTGAGGCTCCTCTGTTTCCTGCCGATGAGCTATATGGTATTGTGGGGGACAACCTCAAACGCAACTTTGATATTCGAGAG GTAATCGCTCGTATTGTTGATGGCAGTAAATTTGATGAATTCAAGGCTTTCTATGGAGACACACTAGTCACAG GATTCGCACGGATATTTGGCTACCCTGTGGGAATTATTGGCAATAATGGTGTGCTGTTCTCAGAATCTGCAAAGAAG gGAACTCATTTCATTGAGCTTTGCTGTCAGAGAAACATTCCACTCctctttcttcaaaatattacaG GCTTCATGGTTGGCAGGGAGTATGAAGCTGGAGGTATTGCTAAAGATGGAGCTAAAATGGTGACCGCTGTGGCCTGTGCCAATGTGCCTAAGATTACCGTCATCATCGGAGGATCGTATGGTGCGGGGAACTATGGCATGTGTGGCAGAGCTTATGG CCCCAGGTTCCTGTACATGTGGCCTAATTCACGCATCTCTGTGATGGGAGGAGAGCAGGCAGCCACTGTGCTGGCAACCATAACTAAGGATCAAAAAGCCAGGGAAGGaaaagag TTTACCCCAGAGCAGGAAGCTGCAATGAAAGAGCCAATTATCAAACGCTTTGAGGAAGAGGGAAACCCTTATTATTCCAGTGCCAG ATTGTGGGATGATGGGATCATTGACCCCGCCGACACTCGACTTGTCCTGGGCTTGAGTCTGAGTGCTGCTCTCAACGCCCCCACACAGAAAACTCGCTTTGGTGTCTTCAGAATGTAA
- the hspb11 gene encoding intraflagellar transport protein 25 homolog isoform X1 yields the protein MFAMLDAALSSYGAQVVLATSSDENHPPENIIDGKTETFWISTGMFPQEFIIRFPDNMKIFTVSIHSYNIKKLRIEKGTSDDADKFEAVADTEFEHTEGSLQANDISVNVSNTTHLRFLVLSGYDHFVSVHKVSVQS from the exons ATG TTCGCAATGCTGGATGCTGCTTTAAGTTCATACGGAGCCCAGGTTGTGCTGGCTACATCAAGCGATGAGAATCATCCGCCGGAGAACATTATCGACGG AAAAACAGAGACGTTCTGGATTTCAACTGGCATGTTTCCACAAGAGTTTATCATCCGCTTTCCagataacatgaaaatattcaCTGTCTCCATTCACAGTTACAaca ttaaaaagcTGAGAATAGAAAAGGGCACATCAGACGATGCTGATAAATTTGAAGCGGTTGCAGACACAG AGTTTGAGCACACAGAGGGCAGCTTACAGGCTAATGATATTTCT GTGAATGTATCAAATACAACACATTTGCGGTTCCTCGTATTGTCTGGATATGACCATTTTGTCTCTGTACACAAAGTTAGTGTACAATCATGA
- the hspb11 gene encoding intraflagellar transport protein 25 homolog isoform X2, whose amino-acid sequence MLDAALSSYGAQVVLATSSDENHPPENIIDGKTETFWISTGMFPQEFIIRFPDNMKIFTVSIHSYNIKKLRIEKGTSDDADKFEAVADTEFEHTEGSLQANDISVNVSNTTHLRFLVLSGYDHFVSVHKVSVQS is encoded by the exons ATGCTGGATGCTGCTTTAAGTTCATACGGAGCCCAGGTTGTGCTGGCTACATCAAGCGATGAGAATCATCCGCCGGAGAACATTATCGACGG AAAAACAGAGACGTTCTGGATTTCAACTGGCATGTTTCCACAAGAGTTTATCATCCGCTTTCCagataacatgaaaatattcaCTGTCTCCATTCACAGTTACAaca ttaaaaagcTGAGAATAGAAAAGGGCACATCAGACGATGCTGATAAATTTGAAGCGGTTGCAGACACAG AGTTTGAGCACACAGAGGGCAGCTTACAGGCTAATGATATTTCT GTGAATGTATCAAATACAACACATTTGCGGTTCCTCGTATTGTCTGGATATGACCATTTTGTCTCTGTACACAAAGTTAGTGTACAATCATGA
- the smn1 gene encoding survival motor neuron protein 1 isoform X1, producing the protein MANGAEDVIFCRGAGQSDDSDIWDDTALIKAYDKAVASFKNALKGEDNETPHKKDNPGKKRKNNKKSKSRKRCNAAPDKEWQVGDSCYAYWSEDGNLYSATISSIDQDKGTCVVLYTDYGNEEEQNLSDLLTEASDLDEDTQKTAVVCGVKEAESSTEESDRSLTPKQSGHQKHKSKGRSPMGPPSWIPGFPPGLPPGLPPGLPPGPPPGPHFQKTDGRRSEGPGHFFPGWPPMMPPGPPMIPPPPPMSPDSQEDDEALGSMLISWYMSGYHTGYYLGLKQGRREAAASKKSHRK; encoded by the exons ATGGCAAATGGTGCAGAAGATGTCATATTTTGTCGTGGGGCGGGTCAA AGTGATGATTCTGACATTTGGGATGATACAGCGTTGATTAAAGCATATGATAAAGCGGTTGCGTCGTTCAAG AATGCATTGAAAGGAGAGGACAACGAGACACCACACAAAAAAGATAACCCCGGAAAGAAGcggaaaaacaacaaaaagagtAAAAGCAGAAAAAGATGTAACGCAGCACCTGATAAAGAG TGGCAGGTTGGGGACTCCTGTTATGCTTACTGGTCTGAAGATGGCAACTTGTACTCTGCTACGATTTCCTCCATCGATCAGGACAAGGGCACTTGTGTGGTCCTTTATACTGATTATGGGAATGAGGAGGAGCAGAACCTCAGTGACCTTCTGACAGAGGCTTCAGATTTGGATGAAGACACCCAGAAAACTGCAGTTGTATGTGGA GTCAAAGAGGCTGAGTCCTCAACAGAGGAGAGTGATCGATCTTTAACCCCAAAACAGTCCGGTCACCAGAAGCACAAATCTAAAGGCAGATCTCCCATGGGACCTCCATCATGGATTCCTGGTTTCCCTCCTGGACTCCCTCCTGGTCTCCCTCCTGGTCTCCCACCTGGACCCCCACCTGGACCCCACTTCCAAAAG ACGGACGGCAGACGATCAGAAGGTCCTGGACATTTCTTCCCTGGATGGCCTCCCATGATGCCACCAGGTCCCCCG ATGATCCCACCGCCTCCACCAATGAGTCCAGACTCTCAAGAGGATGACGAGGCTTTGGGCAGTATGCTCATTTCCTGGTACATGAGCGGTTATCACACAGGATACTATTTG GGTTTAAAACAAGGTCGTAGAGAGGCTGCAGCATCTAAGAAGTCACATCGGAAATAA
- the smn1 gene encoding survival motor neuron protein 1 isoform X2: MANGAEDVIFCRGAGQSDDSDIWDDTALIKAYDKAVASFKNALKGEDNETPHKKDNPGKKRKNNKKSKSRKRCNAAPDKEWQVGDSCYAYWSEDGNLYSATISSIDQDKGTCVVLYTDYGNEEEQNLSDLLTEASDLDEDTQKTAVVKEAESSTEESDRSLTPKQSGHQKHKSKGRSPMGPPSWIPGFPPGLPPGLPPGLPPGPPPGPHFQKTDGRRSEGPGHFFPGWPPMMPPGPPMIPPPPPMSPDSQEDDEALGSMLISWYMSGYHTGYYLGLKQGRREAAASKKSHRK; encoded by the exons ATGGCAAATGGTGCAGAAGATGTCATATTTTGTCGTGGGGCGGGTCAA AGTGATGATTCTGACATTTGGGATGATACAGCGTTGATTAAAGCATATGATAAAGCGGTTGCGTCGTTCAAG AATGCATTGAAAGGAGAGGACAACGAGACACCACACAAAAAAGATAACCCCGGAAAGAAGcggaaaaacaacaaaaagagtAAAAGCAGAAAAAGATGTAACGCAGCACCTGATAAAGAG TGGCAGGTTGGGGACTCCTGTTATGCTTACTGGTCTGAAGATGGCAACTTGTACTCTGCTACGATTTCCTCCATCGATCAGGACAAGGGCACTTGTGTGGTCCTTTATACTGATTATGGGAATGAGGAGGAGCAGAACCTCAGTGACCTTCTGACAGAGGCTTCAGATTTGGATGAAGACACCCAGAAAACTGCAGTT GTCAAAGAGGCTGAGTCCTCAACAGAGGAGAGTGATCGATCTTTAACCCCAAAACAGTCCGGTCACCAGAAGCACAAATCTAAAGGCAGATCTCCCATGGGACCTCCATCATGGATTCCTGGTTTCCCTCCTGGACTCCCTCCTGGTCTCCCTCCTGGTCTCCCACCTGGACCCCCACCTGGACCCCACTTCCAAAAG ACGGACGGCAGACGATCAGAAGGTCCTGGACATTTCTTCCCTGGATGGCCTCCCATGATGCCACCAGGTCCCCCG ATGATCCCACCGCCTCCACCAATGAGTCCAGACTCTCAAGAGGATGACGAGGCTTTGGGCAGTATGCTCATTTCCTGGTACATGAGCGGTTATCACACAGGATACTATTTG GGTTTAAAACAAGGTCGTAGAGAGGCTGCAGCATCTAAGAAGTCACATCGGAAATAA